One region of Streptomyces sp. NBC_00442 genomic DNA includes:
- a CDS encoding lysophospholipid acyltransferase family protein, translating into MSRRRIGFWYRLAAVISKPPLVVLFKRDWRGMENIPADGGFITAINHNSYLDMFSYGHFQYNTGRVPRFLAKAALFKAPVVGTLLRGTGQIPVYRESTTAVGAFRAAVDAVERGECVAFYPEGTLTRDPGQWPMTAKTGVARAALMTRAPVIPVAQWGANLAMPPYAKEKKVRFFPRKTLQVQAGPPVDLDRYYDKEPTPEVLKEVTETIMASITSILEELRGEKAPAKPYDLREVRAQQRREAAREDTK; encoded by the coding sequence GTGTCCCGCCGCAGAATCGGCTTCTGGTACCGCCTGGCGGCGGTCATCTCAAAACCGCCGCTGGTCGTTCTGTTCAAGCGGGACTGGCGGGGAATGGAGAACATTCCGGCCGACGGCGGATTCATCACCGCCATCAATCACAACTCGTATCTGGACATGTTCTCGTACGGGCATTTCCAATACAACACGGGTCGCGTGCCCCGATTCCTGGCCAAGGCCGCCCTTTTCAAGGCCCCCGTCGTCGGGACCCTGCTGCGCGGCACCGGCCAGATTCCCGTCTACCGCGAGTCCACCACCGCCGTCGGTGCCTTCCGGGCCGCCGTGGACGCCGTGGAACGCGGTGAATGCGTGGCCTTCTACCCCGAAGGCACCCTCACCCGCGACCCGGGCCAGTGGCCGATGACCGCCAAGACCGGCGTCGCGCGGGCCGCCCTGATGACCCGGGCGCCCGTCATCCCCGTCGCCCAGTGGGGCGCCAACTTGGCGATGCCGCCGTACGCCAAGGAGAAGAAGGTGCGCTTCTTCCCGCGCAAGACCCTTCAGGTTCAGGCCGGTCCGCCGGTCGACCTCGACCGGTACTACGACAAGGAGCCGACGCCGGAGGTCCTCAAGGAGGTCACCGAGACCATCATGGCCTCGATCACCTCGATCCTGGAGGAGCTGCGGGGCGAGAAGGCGCCCGCCAAGCCGTACGATCTGCGCGAAGTCCGCGCACAGCAGCGCCGCGAGGCCGCCCGGGAGGACACCAAGTGA
- the cofC gene encoding 2-phospho-L-lactate guanylyltransferase, translating to MKPLALAKSRLGAAVGEGLRPRLALAFALDTVAAALDCPAVRDVAVVTDDPLAGAELAALGARIVPDSPAAGLNAALAHGACRVRTRRAAPAVAALNADLPALRPAELGRVLAAAAGFPRAFLADAAGVGTTFLSAAAGTDLNPVFGGSSRAAHGASGAAEILLDGVDSVRRDVDTGADLRAALALGVGPATAALRDALDVVPGH from the coding sequence CTGAAGCCCTTGGCACTGGCCAAGAGCAGGCTGGGGGCCGCCGTCGGCGAGGGGCTACGGCCGCGGCTCGCCCTGGCGTTCGCGCTCGACACCGTGGCGGCGGCGCTCGACTGCCCGGCGGTACGCGATGTGGCGGTCGTCACGGACGATCCGCTGGCGGGCGCGGAGCTGGCCGCGCTCGGTGCGCGCATCGTGCCCGACTCCCCCGCCGCCGGCCTCAACGCGGCGCTCGCGCACGGGGCCTGCCGGGTGCGCACGCGCCGGGCGGCGCCCGCGGTGGCCGCCCTGAACGCGGACCTGCCCGCCCTGCGCCCCGCCGAACTGGGCCGTGTGCTCGCCGCGGCGGCCGGATTTCCACGCGCTTTTCTCGCGGATGCGGCGGGCGTCGGAACGACTTTTCTTTCCGCGGCCGCCGGCACCGATTTGAACCCGGTATTCGGCGGCTCCTCCCGGGCCGCCCACGGCGCGTCGGGGGCCGCGGAAATCCTGCTCGACGGCGTGGATTCGGTGCGCAGGGACGTCGACACGGGGGCGGACCTGCGGGCCGCGCTCGCCCTGGGGGTGGGTCCGGCCACCGCCGCCCTACGGGACGCCCTCGATGTCGTACCGGGGCACTAG
- a CDS encoding HU family DNA-binding protein, with product MNKAQLVEAIADKVGGRQQAADAVDAVLDAIVRAVVAGDRVSVTGFGSFEKVDRPARYARNPQTGERVRVKKTSVPRFRAGQGFKDLVAGSKKLPKNDVAVKKAPKGSLSGGTSTRATVKKAAAKKATTAKKAVAKKTTAVKKTAAAKTTAAKKATGKKATAKKTTATAKKATPAKTATAKKATAKKTAPAKKAVAKKAPAKKTTARKTTAKKATARKK from the coding sequence GTGAACAAGGCGCAGCTCGTAGAAGCGATTGCCGACAAGGTCGGCGGCCGTCAGCAGGCCGCGGACGCGGTGGACGCGGTGCTGGACGCGATCGTCCGTGCGGTCGTCGCCGGCGACCGCGTCTCGGTCACCGGTTTCGGCTCGTTCGAGAAGGTCGACCGCCCGGCCCGTTACGCCCGCAACCCGCAGACGGGTGAGCGCGTACGGGTCAAGAAGACCTCCGTTCCGCGCTTCCGCGCGGGCCAGGGCTTCAAGGACCTCGTCGCGGGCTCGAAGAAGCTCCCGAAGAACGACGTGGCCGTCAAGAAGGCCCCCAAGGGCAGCCTCTCGGGCGGTACTTCCACCCGCGCCACGGTCAAGAAGGCCGCGGCCAAGAAGGCCACGACCGCCAAGAAGGCCGTCGCCAAGAAGACCACCGCGGTGAAGAAGACCGCCGCCGCGAAGACCACGGCGGCCAAGAAGGCCACCGGCAAGAAGGCGACCGCCAAGAAGACGACGGCGACCGCCAAGAAGGCCACGCCGGCGAAGACCGCGACCGCCAAGAAGGCCACCGCGAAGAAGACCGCGCCGGCCAAGAAGGCCGTCGCGAAGAAGGCGCCCGCGAAGAAGACCACGGCGCGCAAGACCACCGCCAAGAAGGCGACCGCTCGCAAGAAGTAG
- the leuD gene encoding 3-isopropylmalate dehydratase small subunit, with amino-acid sequence MEAFTTHTGRAVPLRRSNVDTDQIIPAHWLKKVTRDGFEDGLFEAWRKDSEFVLNKPERKGATVLVAGPDFGTGSSREHAVWALQNYGFKAVISSRFADIFRGNSLKNGLLTVVLDQKIVDALWELTESDPTAEITVDLQDRQVRAEGVTADFELDENARWRLLNGLDDISITLQNEPHIAAYEASRPSFKPSTIQG; translated from the coding sequence ATGGAAGCTTTCACCACGCACACCGGCCGGGCCGTTCCGCTGCGCCGCTCCAACGTCGACACCGACCAGATCATCCCGGCCCACTGGCTGAAGAAGGTCACCCGGGACGGCTTCGAGGACGGGCTCTTCGAGGCCTGGCGCAAGGACTCCGAGTTCGTTCTGAACAAGCCCGAGCGCAAGGGCGCCACGGTTTTGGTGGCGGGCCCCGACTTCGGAACCGGCTCCTCGCGCGAGCACGCCGTATGGGCGCTGCAGAACTACGGCTTCAAAGCCGTGATCTCGTCCCGTTTCGCCGACATCTTCCGCGGCAACTCGCTGAAGAACGGGCTGCTCACCGTCGTTCTCGACCAGAAGATCGTGGACGCCCTGTGGGAGCTGACCGAGAGCGACCCGACCGCCGAAATCACCGTTGACCTGCAGGATCGCCAAGTTCGCGCGGAAGGCGTCACCGCCGACTTCGAACTCGACGAGAACGCCCGCTGGCGGCTCCTGAACGGCCTGGACGACATCTCCATCACGCTCCAGAACGAGCCCCACATCGCCGCCTACGAGGCGAGCCGCCCCTCCTTCAAGCCGAGCACGATCCAGGGCTGA
- the leuC gene encoding 3-isopropylmalate dehydratase large subunit, protein MARTLAEKVWDDHVVRRAEGEPDLLFIDLHLLHEVTSPQAFDGLRKNGRQVRRLDLTIATEDHNTPTLDIDKPIADPVSRIQLETLRKNCAEFGVRLHPLGDVEQGVVHVVGPQLGLTQPGTTVVCGDSHTSTHGAFGALAFGIGTSQVEHVLATQTLPLAPFKTMAITVDGELPEGVTAKDLILAIITKIGTGGGQGYVLEYRGSAIEKLSMEARMTICNMSIEAGARAGMIAPDQTTFDYLEGRVHAPQGEDWDAAVAYWKTLKTDEGAEFDAEVVIKADELAPFVTWGTNPGQGAPLSANVPDPASYEDASERMAAEKALEYMGLTAGQPLREIDVDTVFVGSCTNGRIEDLRNAAAVIEGRKVADGVRMLVVPGSVRVALQAMDEGLDKVFTAAGAEWRHAGCSMCLGMNPDQLAPGERSASTSNRNFEGRQGKGGRTHLVSPQVAAATAVLGHLGSPADLSDARTPVEA, encoded by the coding sequence ATGGCCAGGACACTCGCTGAGAAGGTCTGGGACGACCATGTCGTCAGGCGTGCCGAGGGCGAGCCGGACCTGCTCTTCATCGATCTGCACCTCCTGCACGAGGTGACCAGCCCGCAGGCCTTCGACGGCCTGCGCAAGAACGGTCGCCAGGTGCGGCGCCTGGACCTCACCATCGCCACCGAGGACCACAACACCCCCACCCTCGACATCGACAAGCCGATCGCGGACCCGGTCTCCCGGATCCAGCTGGAGACGCTGCGCAAGAACTGCGCCGAGTTCGGTGTGCGCCTGCACCCGCTGGGCGATGTCGAGCAGGGCGTCGTCCACGTGGTGGGACCGCAGCTGGGCCTGACCCAGCCCGGCACCACGGTCGTCTGCGGCGACTCGCACACCTCCACCCACGGCGCCTTCGGCGCGCTGGCATTCGGCATCGGCACCAGCCAGGTCGAGCATGTGCTGGCCACCCAGACGCTGCCGCTGGCCCCGTTCAAGACGATGGCCATCACCGTCGACGGCGAACTGCCCGAGGGCGTCACCGCCAAGGACCTGATCCTGGCCATCATCACGAAGATCGGCACCGGCGGCGGCCAGGGCTACGTCCTGGAGTACCGCGGCTCCGCCATCGAGAAGCTCTCGATGGAAGCCCGCATGACCATCTGCAACATGTCGATCGAGGCCGGCGCCCGCGCGGGCATGATCGCCCCCGACCAGACCACCTTCGACTACCTGGAAGGGCGCGTCCACGCCCCCCAGGGCGAGGACTGGGACGCGGCGGTCGCTTACTGGAAGACCCTGAAGACGGACGAGGGCGCGGAATTCGACGCCGAGGTCGTCATCAAGGCCGACGAACTCGCGCCGTTCGTCACCTGGGGCACCAACCCCGGTCAGGGCGCGCCCCTGTCGGCCAACGTCCCCGACCCGGCTTCGTACGAGGACGCTTCGGAGCGCATGGCCGCCGAAAAGGCCCTGGAGTACATGGGGTTGACCGCCGGGCAGCCGCTGCGTGAGATCGACGTCGACACCGTCTTCGTAGGTTCGTGCACCAATGGCCGCATCGAGGACCTGCGCAACGCCGCGGCCGTCATCGAGGGCCGGAAAGTCGCCGACGGCGTACGGATGCTGGTCGTCCCCGGCTCCGTCCGGGTCGCGCTGCAGGCCATGGACGAGGGTCTGGACAAGGTGTTCACGGCCGCCGGCGCCGAATGGCGGCACGCGGGCTGCTCGATGTGCCTGGGCATGAACCCGGACCAGCTGGCCCCCGGTGAGCGCTCCGCCTCCACCTCCAACCGCAACTTCGAGGGCAGGCAGGGCAAGGGCGGCCGCACCCATCTGGTGTCGCCCCAGGTCGCCGCCGCGACCGCGGTGCTCGGCCATCTGGGCTCGCCCGCCGACCTGTCCGACGCCCGTACCCCCGTGGAGGCCTGA
- the ndgR gene encoding IclR family transcriptional regulator NdgR, translating to MDNSSGVGVLDKAALVLSALESGPATLAGLVAATGLARPTAHRLAVALEHHRMVARDMQGRFILGPRLAELAAAAGEDRLLATAGPVLTHLRDVTGESAQLYRRQGDMRICVAAAERLSGLRDTVPVGSTLTMKAGSSAQILMAWEEPERLHRGLQGARFTATALSGVRRRGWAQSIGEREPGVASVSAPVRGPSNRVVAAVSVSGPIERLTRHPGRMHAQAIIDAAARLSEALRRTG from the coding sequence ATGGACAACTCTAGCGGCGTAGGCGTTCTCGACAAGGCTGCCCTTGTCTTGAGCGCTCTGGAGTCCGGTCCGGCCACCCTCGCAGGTCTGGTCGCGGCCACAGGGCTCGCACGACCCACGGCACACCGCCTCGCCGTGGCACTGGAACACCACCGGATGGTGGCGCGGGACATGCAGGGCCGATTCATCCTTGGCCCGCGCCTCGCCGAGCTCGCTGCGGCGGCCGGCGAGGACCGCCTGCTGGCCACGGCCGGCCCGGTCCTCACACACCTGCGCGACGTCACGGGCGAGAGCGCTCAGCTCTATCGCCGCCAGGGCGACATGCGGATCTGCGTGGCGGCCGCCGAGCGCCTCTCGGGCCTGCGCGACACCGTGCCGGTCGGCTCCACGCTGACCATGAAGGCCGGCTCGTCCGCGCAGATCCTGATGGCCTGGGAGGAGCCGGAGCGCCTGCACCGCGGCCTCCAGGGCGCCCGCTTCACGGCGACGGCCCTTTCCGGGGTACGCCGCAGGGGCTGGGCCCAGTCGATCGGCGAGCGCGAGCCGGGCGTGGCCTCGGTGTCGGCGCCGGTGCGCGGCCCCTCGAACCGGGTGGTGGCCGCCGTGTCGGTCTCCGGCCCCATCGAGCGCCTGACCCGGCACCCGGGCCGGATGCACGCACAGGCGATCATCGACGCCGCCGCCCGCCTGTCGGAGGCCCTGCGCCGCACCGGCTGA
- a CDS encoding HAD family hydrolase, with protein MAIRAVLWDIDDTIFDFATASRSGMRAHLDIEGLPPAYGSLEAALDGWDELTAFHWARFAAGETDWHGQRRDRVRSFLGEAMSDERAEAWFERHIAHYEAAWSLFPDILPVLDLLADGYRHAVLSNSSLHNQERKLRILGVRDRFEALLCAAELGVAKPQAGAFHAGCEALGLPPEEVVYVGDQPDIDARGAIEAGLKAVWLDRAGAGGRPELVRITGLGQLPDLLRRDTRFGAPDTFG; from the coding sequence ATGGCCATCCGCGCCGTCCTCTGGGACATCGACGACACGATCTTCGACTTCGCCACGGCCTCCCGCTCCGGCATGCGCGCGCACCTCGACATCGAGGGCCTGCCCCCCGCATACGGATCCCTGGAGGCGGCCCTCGACGGCTGGGACGAACTGACCGCCTTCCACTGGGCCCGGTTCGCCGCAGGGGAGACCGACTGGCACGGGCAGCGGCGCGACCGCGTGCGGTCGTTCCTCGGCGAGGCCATGAGCGACGAGCGCGCCGAGGCCTGGTTCGAGCGGCACATCGCGCACTACGAGGCCGCCTGGAGCCTGTTCCCCGACATCCTGCCCGTGCTGGACCTGCTGGCCGACGGCTACCGCCACGCCGTCCTGTCCAACTCCTCGCTCCACAACCAGGAGCGGAAGCTGCGGATCCTCGGTGTGCGGGACAGGTTCGAGGCGCTGCTGTGCGCGGCCGAACTCGGCGTGGCCAAGCCGCAGGCGGGCGCCTTCCACGCCGGGTGCGAGGCGCTCGGACTGCCGCCGGAGGAGGTCGTCTACGTGGGCGACCAGCCGGACATCGACGCGCGCGGGGCCATCGAGGCGGGACTCAAGGCGGTCTGGCTCGACCGCGCCGGAGCGGGCGGACGCCCCGAGCTCGTCCGCATCACCGGACTCGGCCAGCTCCCCGACCTCCTGCGGCGCGATACCCGTTTTGGAGCGCCGGACACCTTCGGGTAA
- a CDS encoding DUF4241 domain-containing protein: protein MPMPAPDFSWHFTPGNTFAEESGTTGTLSVVAGGELWLPTGRVIACDPFVALGAGEAEPFTAEVAPGRYRVEAAVATLVRPGEVEVDGPHLRVAAARLVVRDAPAVTWELALQAGQELGELDDDEFFGYGVDAGTGCFYDAGCDGSFPDCEGDEGPLWDAFDTVPPSPGPHTVTDPATGHNLVAFASGWGDGVYPTWIGRDGAGGITCFVTDFFVVPAEALVP, encoded by the coding sequence ATGCCCATGCCCGCCCCCGACTTCTCCTGGCACTTCACTCCGGGCAACACGTTCGCCGAGGAGTCCGGCACCACCGGCACGCTGAGTGTGGTGGCCGGCGGGGAGTTGTGGCTGCCCACCGGGCGGGTCATCGCCTGTGATCCGTTCGTCGCGCTGGGGGCCGGCGAGGCCGAGCCGTTCACGGCGGAGGTGGCGCCGGGGCGGTATCGGGTGGAGGCGGCCGTGGCCACCCTGGTGCGGCCCGGCGAGGTCGAGGTGGACGGGCCGCATCTGCGGGTGGCCGCGGCACGGCTCGTCGTGCGGGATGCCCCGGCCGTCACGTGGGAGCTCGCGCTCCAGGCCGGGCAGGAGCTCGGCGAGCTCGATGACGACGAGTTCTTCGGGTACGGGGTCGACGCCGGTACCGGGTGTTTCTACGACGCCGGGTGCGACGGGTCCTTTCCCGACTGCGAGGGCGACGAGGGCCCGCTGTGGGACGCCTTCGACACCGTCCCGCCCTCGCCAGGACCGCACACCGTGACCGACCCGGCGACCGGGCACAACCTGGTCGCCTTCGCCTCGGGGTGGGGCGACGGCGTCTACCCCACCTGGATAGGCCGCGACGGGGCGGGCGGGATCACCTGCTTCGTCACCGACTTCTTCGTCGTGCCGGCCGAGGCCCTGGTTCCCTGA
- a CDS encoding WXG100 family type VII secretion target, protein MPDDHIAVDFAALRHLAGELEDILKQLNTHLSTLYDRTEKVVLTWNGEAREAFIDELDRWDQDMRDLKAGQAWLHEVVTTGHANYAAAHRAVLRGWGAL, encoded by the coding sequence ATGCCCGACGACCACATAGCCGTCGACTTCGCAGCTCTGCGCCATCTCGCGGGCGAGCTGGAGGACATCCTCAAGCAGCTCAACACGCATCTGAGCACGCTGTACGACCGCACCGAGAAGGTCGTGCTCACCTGGAACGGCGAGGCCCGCGAGGCCTTCATCGACGAACTGGACCGCTGGGACCAAGACATGCGGGACCTTAAGGCCGGCCAGGCGTGGCTGCACGAGGTGGTCACCACGGGCCACGCCAATTACGCCGCCGCGCACCGGGCCGTGTTGAGGGGATGGGGCGCCCTCTGA
- a CDS encoding RNase A-like domain-containing protein: MSTRNRAATYPDRETAQWATQQVVTLNEQVIHRWLAQSTRARLTIEAAWPSREEAAGRVLVQGMMLVGRGAVDVRAARVVLRRSESSPHGFTVHATFPIYL; encoded by the coding sequence ATGTCAACGCGGAACCGCGCCGCCACTTACCCTGACCGGGAAACCGCCCAATGGGCGACCCAACAGGTCGTCACGCTCAATGAGCAGGTCATCCACCGGTGGCTGGCGCAGTCGACGCGTGCGCGGCTCACCATTGAGGCGGCTTGGCCCTCGCGTGAGGAGGCCGCCGGGAGGGTGCTCGTCCAAGGGATGATGCTGGTCGGCCGCGGGGCCGTAGACGTCCGGGCGGCGCGGGTCGTGCTCCGGCGCAGCGAGTCCAGCCCGCACGGGTTCACTGTGCACGCCACCTTCCCGATCTACCTCTGA
- the gltX gene encoding glutamate--tRNA ligase: MANPLDAKVRVRFCPSPTGNPHVGLVRTALFNWAFARHHGGTLVFRIEDTDAARDSEDSYNQLLDSMRWLGFDWDEGPEVGGPHAPYRQSQRMDIYRDIAEKLLAAGHAYNCYCTTEELDARREAARAAGKPSGYDGHCRDLSAEQKQAYEAEGRSHVVRFRMPDEATTFTDLVRGEITVQAENVTDYGIVRANGAPLYTLVNPVDDALMEITHVLRGEDLLSSTPRQIALYKALIELGVAKEIPTFGHLPYVMGEGNKKLSKRDPQASLNVYRERGFLPEGLLNYLSLLGWSFSADQDVFSIQDMVAKFDIADVNANPARFDLKKAESINADHIRMLDEKAFAAACEPWLRAPHANWAPESFDEKAWQAIAPHAQTRVTVLSDITANVDFLFRDQPVEDEASWTKAMKDGSDALLRTAREKLESADWTSPESLKNAVLAAGEEHGLKLGKAQAPVRVAVTGRTVGLPLFESLEILGKEKTLARIDTALSKLTA; this comes from the coding sequence GTGGCTAACCCCCTGGACGCGAAGGTCCGCGTCCGTTTCTGTCCCTCCCCGACCGGCAACCCCCACGTGGGCCTGGTCCGCACCGCCCTGTTCAACTGGGCGTTCGCCCGGCACCACGGCGGCACGCTCGTCTTCCGCATCGAGGACACCGACGCGGCCCGCGACAGCGAGGACTCCTACAACCAGCTCCTGGACTCCATGCGCTGGCTGGGCTTCGACTGGGACGAGGGCCCGGAGGTCGGCGGCCCGCACGCCCCGTACCGCCAGTCGCAGCGGATGGACATCTACCGCGACATCGCCGAGAAGCTGCTCGCCGCAGGCCACGCGTACAACTGCTACTGCACCACCGAGGAGCTGGACGCCCGCCGCGAGGCCGCCCGCGCCGCCGGCAAGCCGTCCGGATACGACGGGCACTGCCGCGACCTGAGCGCCGAGCAGAAGCAGGCGTACGAGGCCGAGGGCCGCAGCCACGTCGTGCGCTTCCGGATGCCGGACGAGGCGACCACGTTCACGGACCTGGTCCGCGGCGAGATCACCGTCCAGGCGGAGAACGTCACCGACTACGGCATCGTCCGTGCGAACGGGGCGCCGCTCTACACCCTCGTCAACCCGGTCGACGACGCCCTGATGGAGATCACCCACGTCCTGCGCGGCGAGGACCTGCTGTCCTCCACCCCGCGCCAGATCGCGCTCTACAAGGCGCTGATCGAGCTGGGCGTGGCCAAGGAGATCCCCACCTTCGGCCACCTGCCCTACGTGATGGGCGAGGGCAACAAGAAGCTCTCCAAGCGTGACCCGCAGGCGTCCCTGAACGTCTACCGCGAGCGCGGCTTCCTGCCCGAGGGCCTCCTGAACTACCTCTCCCTGCTGGGCTGGTCGTTCTCCGCGGACCAGGACGTCTTCTCGATCCAGGACATGGTCGCGAAGTTCGACATCGCGGACGTCAACGCCAACCCGGCGCGCTTCGACCTGAAGAAGGCCGAGTCCATCAACGCGGACCACATCCGCATGCTGGACGAGAAGGCGTTCGCCGCGGCCTGCGAGCCGTGGCTGCGCGCCCCGCACGCGAACTGGGCCCCGGAGTCCTTCGACGAGAAGGCCTGGCAGGCGATCGCCCCGCACGCCCAGACCCGTGTGACCGTCCTCTCGGACATCACGGCCAACGTCGACTTCCTCTTCCGTGACCAGCCGGTCGAGGACGAGGCGTCGTGGACGAAGGCGATGAAGGACGGCTCGGACGCACTCCTGCGCACGGCCCGCGAGAAGCTGGAGTCGGCGGACTGGACGTCGCCGGAGTCCCTCAAGAACGCGGTCCTGGCGGCGGGCGAGGAGCACGGCCTGAAGCTCGGCAAGGCCCAGGCCCCGGTCCGCGTGGCGGTCACCGGCCGCACGGTCGGCCTCCCCCTCTTCGAGTCCCTGGAAATCCTGGGCAAGGAGAAGACCCTGGCAAGGATCGACACGGCCCTGTCGAAGCTGACGGCGTAG
- a CDS encoding fumarylacetoacetate hydrolase family protein, with product MRIARFSIDGNVAFGAVEGDSPDSLVLDIIKGIPYADFELSGTKVPLSKVRLLPPVLPNKVVAIGRNYAEHAKELGNAIVDDQGRPEAPVAFFKPTTSVIGSGDAIEYPSFSNELHHEAELAVVIGRMCREVPRERVKDVIFGYTCANDVTARDVQKREKQWARAKGFDTSCPLGPWVETDLDPSDLTIQATVNGEQRQLGRTADMLRSIEDLVVHITEAMTLLPGDVILTGTPAGVGPLNVGDEVAVTIEGIGTLTNRVIKRG from the coding sequence GTGCGCATCGCCAGGTTCTCCATCGACGGCAATGTCGCCTTCGGGGCTGTCGAGGGCGACAGCCCCGACAGCCTCGTGCTCGACATCATCAAGGGCATCCCGTACGCGGACTTCGAACTCTCGGGCACGAAAGTCCCGCTGAGCAAGGTCCGCCTCCTGCCGCCCGTGCTCCCCAACAAGGTCGTGGCCATCGGCCGCAACTACGCGGAACACGCCAAGGAGCTCGGCAACGCCATCGTCGACGACCAAGGCCGCCCGGAGGCGCCGGTCGCCTTCTTCAAGCCGACCACCTCGGTGATCGGCTCCGGCGACGCCATCGAGTACCCCTCCTTCTCCAACGAGCTGCACCACGAGGCCGAGCTCGCCGTCGTCATCGGCCGCATGTGCCGCGAGGTCCCGCGCGAGCGCGTCAAGGACGTCATCTTCGGCTACACCTGCGCCAATGACGTCACCGCGCGCGACGTCCAGAAGCGCGAGAAGCAGTGGGCCCGCGCCAAGGGCTTCGACACCTCGTGCCCGCTCGGCCCCTGGGTCGAGACGGACCTGGACCCGAGCGACCTCACCATTCAGGCCACGGTCAACGGAGAACAGCGTCAGCTCGGCCGCACGGCCGACATGCTCCGCTCCATCGAGGACCTGGTCGTCCACATCACCGAGGCCATGACGCTGCTCCCGGGCGACGTCATCCTCACCGGCACCCCCGCCGGGGTCGGCCCCCTCAACGTCGGCGACGAAGTCGCCGTCACCATCGAAGGCATCGGCACTCTCACCAACAGGGTGATCAAGCGTGGCTAA